A genomic stretch from Centroberyx gerrardi isolate f3 chromosome 10, fCenGer3.hap1.cur.20231027, whole genome shotgun sequence includes:
- the galnt13 gene encoding polypeptide N-acetylgalactosaminyltransferase 13 isoform X1, with amino-acid sequence MRRFVYCKVVLTTSLVWVLVDVFLLLYFSECNKCDDRKDRSLLPALRAVISRSHEGPGEMGKSVNIPKEDQEKMKELFKINQFNLMASDMIALNRSLPDVRLDGCKTKVHPDDLPNTSIVIVFHNEAWSTLLRTVHSVINRSPRHLLVEILLVDDASERDFLKKKLENYVRTLEVPVRVLRMEQRSGLIRARLRGAAATKGQVITFLDAHCECTMGWLEPLLARIKEDRKAVVCPIIDVISDETFEYMAGSDMTYGGFNWKLNFRWYPVPQREMDRRKGDRTLAVRTPTMAGGLFSIDRTYFEEIGTYDPGMDIWGGENLEMSFRIWQCGGSLEIVTCSHVGHVFRKATPYSFPGGTGQVINKNNRRLAEVWMDDFKDFFYIISPGVVRVDYGDVSSRKALREALQCKPFSWYLENIYPDSQIPRRYYSLGEIRNVETNQCVDNMGRKENEKVGFFNCHGMGGNQVFSYTADKEIRTDDLCLDVSRLNGPVVMLKCHHMKGNQMFEYDAEKHTFLHIITQSCLTISRLEDGTYGPTVAHCNNSPMQAWILRNYTRLEVFRRLYFSPTDYFL; translated from the exons ATGCGGCGGTTTGTCTACTGCAAGGTGGTTTTAACCACCTCTTTAGTGTGGGTGCTGGTGGATGTGTTCCTGCTGCTCTACTTCAGCGAGTGTAACAAATGTGACGACAGGAAGGACCGCTCGCTGCTCCCCGCCCTCAGAG CGGTGATATCACGGAGCCACGAGGGTCCGGGGGAGATGGGCAAGTCGGTGAACATCCCCAAGGAGGACCAGGAGAAAATGAAGGAGCTCTTTAAGATTAATCAGTTCAACTTGATGGCCAGTGACATGATCGCACTCAACAGGAGTCTGCCAGACGTGAGGCTGGACGG CTGTAAGACCAAGGTGCACCCTGATGACCTGCCCAACACCAGCATTGTCATCGTGTTCCATAACGAGGCGTGGAGCACCCTGCTGCGAACTGTCCACAGTGTCATTAACCGCTCCCCCAGACATTTACTAGTGGAGATTCTGCTAGTCGACGACGCCAGTGAGAGAG ACTTCCTGAAGAAGAAGCTAGAGAACTATGTGCGGACACTGGAGGTGCCAGTGAGGGTCCTGAGGATGGAGCAGCGCTCAGGTTTAATCAGAGCCAGGCTGAGGGGGGCGGCAGCCACCAAAGGACAGGTCATCACCTTCCTGGATGCCCACTGTGAGTGTACTATGGGCTGGCTGGAACCTCTGCTGGCCCGCATCAAAGAGGACAG GAAAGCGGTGGTGTGCCCTATCATCGATGTCATCAGCGACGAGACGTTTGAATACATGGCGGGCTCGGACATGACCTATGGTGGATTCAACTGGAAGCTGAATTTCCGCTGGTACCCCGTTCCCCAGCGGGAGATGGATCGACGCAAAGGGGACAGAACGCTCGCTGTCAG GACCCCCACCATGGCAGGAGGCTTATTCTCTATAGACAGAACATACTTTGAAGAAATAGGAACCTACGATCCAGGGATGGATATCTGGGGTGGAGAGAACTTGGAAATGTCTTTCAGA ATCTGGCAATGCGGCGGCTCTTTGGAAATTGTCACATGTTCCCACGTGGGCCATGTGTTCCGGAAAGCGACCCCATACAGCTTCCCTGGAGGAACCGGCCAAGTCATCAACAAGAACAACAGGCGCCTGGCCGAGGTCTGGATGGACGACTTCAAAGATTTCTTCTATATCATATCACCAG GTGTGGTGCGGGTGGACTACGGAGACGTGTCTTCTCGCAAAGCCCTTCGCGAAGCCCTGCAGTGCAAACCATTTTCCTGGTACCTAGAGAACATCTACCCAGACTCCCAGATCCCAAGGAGATACTACTCACTTGGTGAA ATCAGAAATGTTGAGACCAACCAATGCGTGGACAACATGGGAAGAAAAGAGAACGAGAAAGTTGGCTTCTTCAACTGTCATGGCATGGGTGGAAATCAG GTGTTCTCATACACGGCGGATAAAGAGATCAGGACGGACGACCTCTGCCTGGACGTGTCCCGCCTCAACGGACCTGTCGTCATGCTCAAGTGTCATCACATGAAGGGCAATCAGATGTTTGAGTATGACGCCGAG AAGCACACCTTCCTCCACATCATCACCCAGTCATGTCTGACCATCAGCCGCCTGGAGGACGGCACCTACGGCCCCACTGTGGCGCACTGTAACAACAGTCCCATGCAGGCCTGGATCCTCCGCAACTACACGCGCCTGGAGGTCTTTAGACGCCTCTACTTCAGTCCCACTGATTATTTTCTCTAG
- the galnt13 gene encoding polypeptide N-acetylgalactosaminyltransferase 13 isoform X2, which translates to MRRFVYCKVVLTTSLVWVLVDVFLLLYFSECNKCDDRKDRSLLPALRAVISRSHEGPGEMGKSVNIPKEDQEKMKELFKINQFNLMASDMIALNRSLPDVRLDGCKTKVHPDDLPNTSIVIVFHNEAWSTLLRTVHSVINRSPRHLLVEILLVDDASERDFLKKKLENYVRTLEVPVRVLRMEQRSGLIRARLRGAAATKGQVITFLDAHCECTMGWLEPLLARIKEDRKAVVCPIIDVISDETFEYMAGSDMTYGGFNWKLNFRWYPVPQREMDRRKGDRTLAVRTPTMAGGLFSIDRTYFEEIGTYDPGMDIWGGENLEMSFRIWQCGGSLEIVTCSHVGHVFRKATPYSFPGGTGQVINKNNRRLAEVWMDDFKDFFYIISPGVVRVDYGDVSSRKALREALQCKPFSWYLENIYPDSQIPRRYYSLGEIRNVETNQCVDNMGRKENEKVGFFNCHGMGGNQVFSYTADKEIRTDDLCLDVSRLNGPVVMLKCHHMKGNQMFEYDAESCLTISRLEDGTYGPTVAHCNNSPMQAWILRNYTRLEVFRRLYFSPTDYFL; encoded by the exons ATGCGGCGGTTTGTCTACTGCAAGGTGGTTTTAACCACCTCTTTAGTGTGGGTGCTGGTGGATGTGTTCCTGCTGCTCTACTTCAGCGAGTGTAACAAATGTGACGACAGGAAGGACCGCTCGCTGCTCCCCGCCCTCAGAG CGGTGATATCACGGAGCCACGAGGGTCCGGGGGAGATGGGCAAGTCGGTGAACATCCCCAAGGAGGACCAGGAGAAAATGAAGGAGCTCTTTAAGATTAATCAGTTCAACTTGATGGCCAGTGACATGATCGCACTCAACAGGAGTCTGCCAGACGTGAGGCTGGACGG CTGTAAGACCAAGGTGCACCCTGATGACCTGCCCAACACCAGCATTGTCATCGTGTTCCATAACGAGGCGTGGAGCACCCTGCTGCGAACTGTCCACAGTGTCATTAACCGCTCCCCCAGACATTTACTAGTGGAGATTCTGCTAGTCGACGACGCCAGTGAGAGAG ACTTCCTGAAGAAGAAGCTAGAGAACTATGTGCGGACACTGGAGGTGCCAGTGAGGGTCCTGAGGATGGAGCAGCGCTCAGGTTTAATCAGAGCCAGGCTGAGGGGGGCGGCAGCCACCAAAGGACAGGTCATCACCTTCCTGGATGCCCACTGTGAGTGTACTATGGGCTGGCTGGAACCTCTGCTGGCCCGCATCAAAGAGGACAG GAAAGCGGTGGTGTGCCCTATCATCGATGTCATCAGCGACGAGACGTTTGAATACATGGCGGGCTCGGACATGACCTATGGTGGATTCAACTGGAAGCTGAATTTCCGCTGGTACCCCGTTCCCCAGCGGGAGATGGATCGACGCAAAGGGGACAGAACGCTCGCTGTCAG GACCCCCACCATGGCAGGAGGCTTATTCTCTATAGACAGAACATACTTTGAAGAAATAGGAACCTACGATCCAGGGATGGATATCTGGGGTGGAGAGAACTTGGAAATGTCTTTCAGA ATCTGGCAATGCGGCGGCTCTTTGGAAATTGTCACATGTTCCCACGTGGGCCATGTGTTCCGGAAAGCGACCCCATACAGCTTCCCTGGAGGAACCGGCCAAGTCATCAACAAGAACAACAGGCGCCTGGCCGAGGTCTGGATGGACGACTTCAAAGATTTCTTCTATATCATATCACCAG GTGTGGTGCGGGTGGACTACGGAGACGTGTCTTCTCGCAAAGCCCTTCGCGAAGCCCTGCAGTGCAAACCATTTTCCTGGTACCTAGAGAACATCTACCCAGACTCCCAGATCCCAAGGAGATACTACTCACTTGGTGAA ATCAGAAATGTTGAGACCAACCAATGCGTGGACAACATGGGAAGAAAAGAGAACGAGAAAGTTGGCTTCTTCAACTGTCATGGCATGGGTGGAAATCAG GTGTTCTCATACACGGCGGATAAAGAGATCAGGACGGACGACCTCTGCCTGGACGTGTCCCGCCTCAACGGACCTGTCGTCATGCTCAAGTGTCATCACATGAAGGGCAATCAGATGTTTGAGTATGACGCCGAG TCATGTCTGACCATCAGCCGCCTGGAGGACGGCACCTACGGCCCCACTGTGGCGCACTGTAACAACAGTCCCATGCAGGCCTGGATCCTCCGCAACTACACGCGCCTGGAGGTCTTTAGACGCCTCTACTTCAGTCCCACTGATTATTTTCTCTAG